In one window of Chryseobacterium viscerum DNA:
- a CDS encoding transposase, with translation MLFKDIHIGELIQKRVEETGFSPDRLLNFMQCSDKELAEMYKSKSLDAEILLKWSKLLTYDFFRIYSQHLLLYSPPLSSDYYQKLKHRKTQLPKFRKNIYTIEMIDFILNLLKTNEKTKQQIIEDYRIPKTTLYKWIKKY, from the coding sequence ATGCTTTTTAAAGACATCCATATTGGTGAATTGATACAAAAACGGGTAGAAGAAACCGGATTTTCTCCAGACAGACTGCTGAACTTTATGCAATGCAGCGATAAGGAACTTGCAGAGATGTACAAAAGCAAATCTTTGGACGCAGAGATACTTCTTAAATGGAGCAAGCTTTTAACTTATGATTTCTTCAGGATTTACTCTCAGCATCTTTTACTGTATTCACCTCCTCTATCATCAGATTATTATCAAAAATTAAAACACAGAAAAACACAGCTTCCGAAGTTCAGGAAAAATATTTATACCATTGAAATGATTGATTTTATCCTCAATCTCTTAAAAACAAATGAAAAAACCAAACAACAAATAATAGAAGATTACAGGATCCCAAAAACTACTTTGTACAAATGGATCAAAAAATACTGA
- a CDS encoding helix-turn-helix transcriptional regulator, with protein sequence MMKFFFLFFSLLLFAQSKITTTTIDKRLAKSNALLIEGHTDEMVALNLSILDDAKHINYAEGKLSAYYNLALAFSMQYKYNRSNYFLKMMEPEFKNSDAEDQEISMNILYSINYRGIKMYDEALKKLKNNLLMANDLKNDSTRYAIKGLILVQIGRNYLEKKQYDSVDYYGKMIIDELKKPKRMDDGMNSSLKAAMLLLAEAKLHENKIDSAEFYIKSAQSVPIKWGNNDFATFKLLGQIHDVRKQYDSAIVDYEKAIKLAKKAKNFRKLSELYGLIARSYEKTGQIDIGNKYELKYTSLSDSLKRIDEENLKDTVGLLVEEKQKPLEHKTNLLLYIILIGIVSTGIVIFVVYTRIKNKDRVLNLREKEAQELNQKLNFAFEEVIRLAKNNDPQFLARFQEVYPDFIPGLLKIEPELQSTELKFCALLFLNFSTKDIAAYTFVQPQSVQTRKNRLRKRLGIPSDEDIYLWMKKIK encoded by the coding sequence ATGATGAAATTTTTCTTTTTGTTTTTCTCTTTGTTGTTGTTTGCACAGTCTAAAATTACCACAACAACTATTGATAAGAGACTGGCGAAATCTAATGCTCTTCTTATTGAAGGACATACGGATGAAATGGTAGCACTAAATCTTTCGATACTTGATGATGCTAAACATATTAATTATGCCGAAGGTAAATTGTCTGCCTATTATAATCTGGCCCTTGCTTTTTCAATGCAATACAAGTATAATAGAAGCAATTACTTCTTAAAGATGATGGAACCTGAATTTAAAAATTCGGATGCTGAAGATCAGGAAATTTCCATGAATATATTGTATAGTATCAATTACAGAGGAATTAAAATGTATGACGAAGCTCTGAAAAAGCTGAAAAATAATCTTTTGATGGCGAATGATTTAAAAAATGATTCTACCAGATATGCAATAAAGGGGTTGATCCTTGTCCAGATAGGGCGAAACTATCTTGAGAAAAAGCAATATGACTCTGTTGATTATTATGGAAAGATGATTATTGATGAGTTGAAGAAACCTAAAAGAATGGATGATGGCATGAATTCAAGCTTGAAAGCAGCAATGTTACTTTTAGCAGAAGCAAAGCTCCACGAAAACAAAATTGATTCTGCAGAGTTTTATATTAAATCTGCTCAATCTGTGCCCATTAAGTGGGGAAATAATGATTTTGCAACATTTAAGCTTTTGGGACAAATTCACGATGTAAGAAAACAATATGATTCGGCAATTGTAGATTATGAAAAAGCAATAAAGCTTGCTAAAAAAGCAAAGAATTTTAGAAAATTATCAGAGCTATACGGTTTAATAGCGAGATCATATGAAAAAACCGGCCAGATTGATATCGGAAATAAGTATGAGCTTAAATATACTAGTCTTAGTGACAGCTTAAAAAGGATAGATGAGGAGAATCTTAAAGATACTGTAGGCCTGCTTGTAGAGGAAAAACAGAAACCTTTGGAGCATAAAACCAACCTTTTATTATATATTATTCTTATAGGAATTGTGAGCACAGGTATTGTCATTTTTGTTGTATATACCAGAATAAAAAATAAAGATAGAGTGTTGAATTTAAGAGAAAAAGAAGCTCAGGAACTTAATCAAAAATTGAATTTTGCCTTTGAAGAAGTTATTCGGTTGGCAAAAAATAATGATCCCCAATTTCTGGCCCGTTTTCAGGAGGTTTACCCTGATTTTATCCCAGGATTATTGAAAATAGAACCTGAACTGCAGAGTACGGAATTAAAATTTTGTGCCCTGTTATTTCTTAATTTTTCTACCAAAGATATTGCTGCGTATACTTTTGTGCAGCCTCAATCTGTACAGACCAGAAAAAACCGCTTGCGTAAAAGATTGGGGATTCCATCAGATGAAGATATTTATCTGTGGATGAAAAAAATTAAATAG
- a CDS encoding iron-containing alcohol dehydrogenase, with protein MSKLFIAGEVFHGAGSLDELKNIQGKKVVIVTGGSSMRKSGTLDKAVAYLNEAGIETQIFEGVEEDPSSTTCLKGAEVMSTFQPDWIIGLGGCSAIDAAKIMWVFYEYPEVEFDALIKPFTVPVLRNKAKFIAIPSTSGTGTETTGLAVITDREKGVKYPVVSYELTPDIAIIDGEICASMPAHVTSNTGLDALTHCVEAYVSNIDNNIADALSKGGLEIVFNNLKEAVENPGNIQARQNMHDASFMAGLAFNNAWLGIVHSLSHQVGALYGIPHGASNAIFLPNVIRYNALATERYPDLARVIGKETTEELAQAIETLRSEVNNQSAIKDFGISREDWDKNLDYITANALADPCTGFNPRVPALEELRAIYNACYEGVVYAEEVVAG; from the coding sequence ATGAGCAAATTATTTATTGCAGGCGAAGTCTTCCATGGAGCAGGAAGTCTTGATGAATTAAAAAATATTCAAGGTAAAAAAGTAGTCATTGTAACAGGAGGGAGCTCCATGAGAAAAAGCGGAACCCTTGATAAAGCGGTGGCTTATCTTAACGAAGCAGGAATTGAAACACAAATTTTTGAAGGGGTAGAAGAAGATCCTTCATCGACAACATGTCTGAAAGGTGCAGAGGTAATGAGTACTTTCCAGCCCGACTGGATTATCGGTTTGGGAGGATGTTCTGCAATTGATGCTGCAAAAATCATGTGGGTATTTTACGAATATCCTGAGGTGGAATTTGATGCCTTAATCAAGCCTTTCACAGTTCCGGTTCTGAGAAATAAAGCTAAATTTATTGCCATTCCTTCTACAAGCGGTACAGGAACTGAAACTACAGGACTTGCGGTAATTACCGACAGAGAGAAAGGAGTGAAATATCCTGTTGTTTCTTATGAATTGACACCGGATATAGCTATTATTGATGGAGAAATCTGTGCTTCAATGCCGGCTCATGTGACGTCCAATACAGGGCTTGATGCTTTAACGCACTGTGTGGAAGCTTATGTTTCAAATATTGATAACAATATTGCAGACGCTTTGTCCAAAGGAGGATTAGAGATTGTTTTTAATAACCTTAAAGAAGCTGTAGAAAACCCGGGTAATATTCAGGCCCGTCAGAATATGCATGATGCATCATTTATGGCTGGTTTAGCCTTCAACAATGCATGGCTGGGAATTGTTCATTCTCTGTCTCATCAGGTAGGAGCTTTGTATGGAATTCCTCATGGAGCTTCAAACGCTATCTTTCTTCCAAATGTGATCCGTTACAATGCTCTGGCTACAGAACGTTATCCTGATCTGGCAAGAGTAATCGGGAAAGAAACTACTGAAGAACTGGCTCAGGCTATTGAGACATTACGCTCTGAAGTCAACAATCAGTCAGCAATCAAAGATTTTGGAATTTCAAGAGAAGATTGGGATAAAAATCTTGATTATATTACAGCCAATGCTTTGGCAGATCCATGTACAGGTTTCAACCCGAGGGTTCCTGCGTTGGAAGAGTTGAGAGCTATTTATAATGCTTGTTATGAGGGTGTTGTATATGCGGAAGAAGTTGTTGCAGGATAA
- a CDS encoding SDR family NAD(P)-dependent oxidoreductase — MSKTVLITGASKGFGKAWAEAFLAKGYNVAATARNVETLNDLKEKYGDSVLPLTLDVDKREESLAVAQKVQQHFGSIDILINNAGYALTGAIEETNEQEARAQFETNFFGTLWLTQAVLPIMRGQKSGHIIQVSSILGLATLPTMGLYNASKFALEGLSETLATEVKEFGIHVTLVEPNGYASNIWHTGINTQSNPVYDSLKKAFSEAETSFGSVEATAPALIKLAETENPPLRLLLGKVALPFVKQNYEQRLKVWEEWNEVSVEAHG; from the coding sequence ATGTCAAAAACAGTTTTAATTACAGGAGCATCAAAAGGTTTCGGAAAAGCATGGGCAGAAGCTTTTTTAGCAAAAGGATACAACGTAGCAGCAACAGCCAGAAACGTTGAAACGCTTAATGATTTAAAAGAAAAATATGGCGATTCTGTATTGCCTTTAACCTTAGACGTAGATAAGCGCGAAGAATCTTTAGCTGTGGCTCAGAAAGTACAGCAGCACTTTGGAAGCATTGATATCCTGATCAATAATGCAGGATATGCACTAACAGGTGCTATTGAAGAAACAAATGAACAGGAAGCCAGAGCACAGTTCGAAACGAATTTCTTTGGAACTTTATGGCTTACACAAGCAGTACTTCCTATCATGAGAGGTCAGAAAAGCGGCCATATCATTCAGGTTTCTTCTATTCTGGGATTAGCCACTTTACCAACGATGGGACTATACAATGCGTCTAAATTTGCATTAGAAGGGTTAAGTGAAACGTTAGCTACGGAAGTGAAAGAATTCGGAATTCATGTTACTTTGGTAGAACCTAATGGCTATGCTTCCAATATCTGGCATACAGGAATTAATACTCAAAGCAATCCTGTTTATGATAGTCTTAAAAAAGCTTTTTCTGAAGCTGAAACCTCTTTCGGAAGTGTAGAAGCTACAGCACCGGCACTTATCAAATTAGCGGAAACTGAAAATCCTCCATTGCGTTTATTACTTGGAAAAGTAGCTCTTCCTTTTGTAAAACAGAATTATGAACAGCGACTAAAAGTCTGGGAAGAATGGAATGAGGTATCCGTAGAAGCTCACGGATAG
- a CDS encoding lipocalin family protein — protein sequence MKKAISLVILGILASCNPSTQNKNLKESTETSSDPNSKKTKLMGKWLQPIPGQEKEKQGFELNENGVAASVNIHTLLYDKWKVSDDTLFLWYHTAGVRQVSNDIDTLLIKKLSDDQLIISYLRNPNFELVYNKGK from the coding sequence ATGAAAAAAGCTATTTCATTAGTTATCCTCGGGATTTTAGCATCATGCAATCCTTCAACTCAGAACAAAAATTTAAAAGAGAGCACAGAGACCTCTTCAGATCCTAACTCCAAAAAAACTAAACTTATGGGAAAATGGTTACAACCTATTCCTGGTCAGGAAAAAGAGAAGCAAGGTTTCGAACTTAATGAAAACGGTGTTGCAGCTTCAGTAAATATTCACACTTTATTGTATGATAAATGGAAAGTTTCTGATGATACACTTTTTTTGTGGTACCACACTGCAGGAGTTCGTCAGGTTTCAAACGATATTGATACATTACTTATTAAAAAACTTAGTGATGATCAGCTCATCATCTCCTATTTAAGAAACCCGAACTTTGAACTCGTTTATAATAAAGGAAAATAA
- a CDS encoding helix-turn-helix domain-containing protein, which translates to MQKTESPDYKRIYEDILRLKHPTKKEQCESILSKSRFSVKDVITINDIIFPKADKKTEFDNQRHRSYDESTILEILDYQKNNRLNNSELARRFKLSRNTVAKWRRHFLL; encoded by the coding sequence ATGCAAAAAACTGAATCACCTGATTATAAAAGAATATACGAAGATATCTTACGATTGAAGCATCCCACCAAAAAAGAACAATGTGAATCCATATTATCCAAAAGCAGATTTTCAGTAAAAGATGTTATTACCATCAATGATATTATTTTCCCGAAAGCGGATAAGAAGACCGAGTTTGATAATCAAAGACATCGTTCTTATGATGAATCAACGATTCTTGAAATTCTTGATTATCAGAAAAACAACAGGTTAAATAATTCCGAATTAGCAAGACGTTTTAAATTGAGCCGGAATACTGTTGCCAAATGGAGAAGACATTTTTTGCTGTAA
- a CDS encoding organic hydroperoxide resistance protein translates to MELNTIQEVENTTVVNISKVLYSGNVVVTGGRNGEAKSSDGKLDIELTSPGAKGNGTNPEQLLAAGWSACFIGAMHLGAVKMGVHLPSELSVNTSIDLAANDDGFFLQAHLQIILPGLPIDEARKVVETAHATCPYSKATRGNINVKIDVVV, encoded by the coding sequence ATGGAATTAAATACCATTCAGGAAGTAGAAAATACTACCGTAGTTAACATCAGTAAAGTACTGTATTCCGGTAACGTTGTGGTAACCGGCGGACGCAACGGAGAAGCGAAAAGCAGTGACGGAAAACTGGACATTGAACTGACCTCTCCCGGAGCAAAAGGAAACGGAACGAATCCGGAACAGTTATTAGCAGCGGGATGGTCTGCATGTTTTATCGGAGCTATGCATTTGGGAGCTGTTAAGATGGGAGTTCATCTTCCTTCAGAACTGTCTGTCAATACCTCAATCGATCTTGCGGCTAATGATGACGGATTTTTTCTGCAGGCTCATTTACAGATCATTTTACCGGGTCTTCCTATAGATGAAGCCAGAAAAGTTGTGGAAACAGCACATGCAACATGCCCCTACTCCAAAGCAACCCGTGGAAATATCAATGTGAAGATAGATGTTGTGGTGTAG
- a CDS encoding AraC family transcriptional regulator — translation MKKLEIKKNIQKPEDKNLSFRVFDLNKDHLDYYAKPHKKDHFCIFIVEQGKLQVYIEDKIHWIKAGKISVIFPEQVHFIGDSSEDLIGKIILFEEILFCSDILKNELSTYNVNLSTQLNCTILSREDFEQSLRNTSIIKEIYEQPTLIKKEQARFYIKIVLLGLIESIHGLHPVLHEKTADKPIYVRFKKLLNEHYKQYRSVQYYAEELAITTKKLNSVTKKHCGETAIQAIHNRILTEIKRQLMFSDFSHKEIAFDLGFNSPSALNKFVKAKLKETPTELQQELAQMYNA, via the coding sequence ATGAAGAAATTGGAGATTAAAAAAAATATTCAGAAACCGGAGGATAAAAACCTGTCTTTCCGGGTTTTTGATTTGAATAAAGATCATTTGGATTACTATGCAAAACCCCACAAAAAAGACCATTTTTGCATTTTCATTGTAGAACAGGGAAAACTTCAGGTTTATATTGAAGATAAAATTCACTGGATAAAAGCCGGAAAAATTTCCGTGATATTTCCGGAACAGGTACATTTTATTGGGGATTCAAGTGAAGACCTGATCGGGAAGATTATTCTGTTTGAGGAAATACTGTTTTGTTCCGATATTCTGAAAAATGAGTTGAGTACTTATAATGTCAATCTTTCTACACAGCTCAACTGTACAATACTTTCTCGTGAGGATTTTGAACAAAGCTTACGCAACACTTCAATCATTAAAGAAATTTATGAGCAGCCAACTCTTATAAAGAAAGAACAGGCCAGGTTTTATATCAAAATTGTTCTTCTGGGGCTTATTGAGTCCATTCATGGTTTACATCCGGTTTTGCATGAGAAAACAGCGGACAAACCTATCTATGTAAGGTTTAAAAAGCTGCTGAATGAGCATTACAAACAATACAGATCCGTTCAGTATTATGCAGAAGAATTGGCTATTACAACCAAAAAGCTGAATTCCGTTACTAAAAAGCATTGCGGAGAGACAGCTATTCAGGCAATACACAACCGTATTTTAACGGAGATTAAACGACAGCTGATGTTTTCAGATTTTTCTCATAAAGAAATTGCTTTCGATCTGGGTTTTAATTCTCCTTCTGCCCTTAATAAATTTGTAAAAGCAAAACTCAAAGAAACCCCCACTGAACTTCAGCAGGAGCTGGCGCAAATGTATAACGCATAG
- a CDS encoding TetR/AcrR family transcriptional regulator, translating into MAKGEETRQFIIEKAAPIFNTKGIAATSMSDIMEATKLSKGSMYVHFENKEVLACAAVEHNMKMLSDQLQKTLSRFKTSKEQLFAYIDFFSDPNHPPVVGGCPLLNFGTEADDTNPIVKEKVNRGIKQGEELLSGIIEKGIINKEFRAEWNPTDFATVLFAMLEGGHLMSRMSGNNDKIEIIGNSLKKIIEENTV; encoded by the coding sequence ATGGCAAAAGGTGAAGAAACCAGACAGTTCATTATAGAAAAAGCAGCTCCTATTTTTAATACAAAAGGGATTGCAGCTACTTCTATGAGTGATATTATGGAGGCCACTAAATTGTCCAAAGGCAGTATGTATGTCCATTTCGAAAATAAAGAAGTACTGGCCTGCGCCGCTGTTGAACATAATATGAAAATGCTGAGTGATCAACTTCAGAAAACTTTAAGTAGATTCAAAACTTCAAAAGAGCAATTATTCGCATACATTGATTTTTTCAGTGATCCCAACCATCCACCTGTAGTTGGAGGCTGCCCTTTGTTAAACTTTGGAACAGAAGCGGACGATACCAATCCGATAGTTAAAGAAAAGGTAAACCGGGGAATTAAACAAGGAGAAGAATTGCTTTCCGGTATTATAGAAAAAGGAATAATCAATAAAGAATTCAGAGCAGAATGGAATCCGACAGACTTTGCAACCGTTTTATTTGCAATGCTTGAAGGTGGGCACCTAATGTCAAGAATGTCTGGCAATAATGATAAAATAGAAATTATTGGAAATAGTCTGAAAAAGATAATAGAGGAAAATACAGTGTAA
- a CDS encoding PKD domain-containing protein — MLKKLLFLICTGFSVLSFCQSDEVLFIGNSVTYFNDMPEIFKNLAASKGKNVSITTHTPGGTGFVNHVDDPSLYQKIRSKNYKYVIMQPGTGESAGQSYPVSVTAERGRKIRDSIRKYSPCSKIFLYEIPYGVPSANEYNTYFTFQQKIKDSITKMSNLMQVEMVPAGESARNYYNITQDLALHGSYNDIHPGPKGSYLVAASMYSAVFQDHIFPSAFYNGLPQNTAENFQNIADQVFFNNPAQWNSNVFHLHSDFIAAINGTTVNFTNHSANYTSILWNFGDGTTDSSLNPVHQYTSPGTYTVSLTVHKNSCSETYNKIITLGSLGTMDPKVRPELTFYPNPVTDFCYIRSKEKLKNIIVYDMTQRKLNDLKNLDVYDIKIDFSTYSKGAYMISILYENNRKECIKIMVK, encoded by the coding sequence ATGCTAAAAAAACTACTCTTTCTGATATGCACCGGATTTTCAGTCTTATCATTCTGCCAGTCCGATGAGGTTCTGTTTATAGGAAACAGTGTCACTTATTTTAATGATATGCCTGAAATTTTCAAAAATCTAGCCGCTTCAAAAGGAAAAAATGTTTCCATAACGACACATACTCCGGGCGGAACAGGCTTTGTAAATCACGTAGATGATCCGTCACTGTATCAAAAAATAAGGTCTAAAAACTATAAATATGTTATCATGCAGCCCGGAACCGGCGAATCTGCAGGCCAGTCTTACCCTGTTTCAGTAACAGCTGAACGCGGTCGTAAAATCAGGGATTCTATCCGCAAATACAGCCCTTGTTCTAAAATATTCCTGTATGAAATTCCTTATGGAGTACCATCTGCCAATGAATACAATACATATTTTACTTTTCAGCAGAAAATAAAGGATTCCATTACAAAGATGTCAAATCTTATGCAGGTGGAAATGGTTCCCGCTGGTGAATCTGCAAGGAATTATTACAATATTACTCAGGATCTTGCCCTTCATGGATCATACAACGACATTCATCCGGGACCGAAAGGCAGTTATCTTGTGGCAGCTTCTATGTATTCTGCAGTTTTTCAGGATCATATATTTCCATCCGCTTTTTATAATGGATTACCTCAGAACACTGCCGAAAATTTTCAGAATATAGCAGATCAGGTTTTTTTTAATAATCCTGCACAATGGAACAGTAATGTATTCCATCTTCATTCGGATTTTATAGCAGCCATTAATGGAACAACGGTGAACTTTACCAATCATTCCGCAAATTACACTTCAATACTATGGAATTTTGGAGATGGTACAACAGATTCTTCATTAAATCCGGTTCATCAATATACATCTCCAGGAACTTATACCGTTTCCCTGACTGTACATAAAAACTCCTGTTCTGAAACCTATAATAAAATAATTACTCTTGGCTCTCTGGGAACTATGGATCCAAAGGTAAGGCCTGAACTCACGTTTTACCCCAATCCTGTTACAGATTTTTGTTATATCAGGAGTAAAGAAAAATTAAAGAATATTATTGTTTATGATATGACACAAAGAAAGCTTAATGACTTGAAAAACCTTGATGTATATGATATAAAAATAGATTTTTCAACTTACAGTAAAGGCGCTTATATGATCAGTATTCTTTATGAAAACAATCGTAAGGAATGCATTAAGATTATGGTTAAATAA
- a CDS encoding epoxide hydrolase family protein, which yields MKTTISTIVLAATFILSTPAVFKAQANNIPTVSSKSDTSIRPFHINIPQSQLDELKRRISETRFPDKETVKDASQGIQLAQLQELITYWGNGYDWRKVENKLNTLPQFITKIDGLDIQFIHVRSKESNAMPVILTHGWPGSPLEFIDAIGPLTDPVKYGGKASDAFDVIIPAIPGYGFSEIPTELGWNPDRVARAWDVLMKRLGYNKYVSEGGDHGSVISDALAKQAPSGLLGIHLTMPATIPAELVKPINAGDPVPAGLSASEAKAYNAMSTFFGRNAAYGGMMVTRPQTTGYLLSDSPGALAAFLYEKIAEWSESDLHPENVIGRDAILDDITLYWITNTGASSSRFYWENNKNNFSAEAQKTKDIKIPVAISVFPHEIYQAPESWSKQAYPTLYYYHKAPKGGHFAAWEQPQVFTEELRAAFKDLRKKL from the coding sequence ATGAAAACAACAATTTCAACCATCGTGTTAGCAGCAACTTTTATCCTAAGTACTCCTGCAGTCTTTAAAGCGCAGGCTAATAACATTCCTACGGTTTCGTCAAAATCTGACACCAGTATCCGTCCTTTTCACATCAATATTCCACAATCTCAGCTGGATGAGCTCAAAAGAAGAATTTCAGAGACGCGTTTTCCTGATAAAGAGACGGTAAAAGATGCTTCTCAGGGAATTCAGCTCGCTCAGTTACAAGAACTGATCACCTATTGGGGGAATGGTTATGACTGGCGAAAAGTGGAAAATAAATTGAATACCCTTCCGCAATTTATAACAAAGATTGACGGGCTTGATATCCAGTTCATTCATGTACGTTCAAAAGAATCTAATGCAATGCCTGTAATTCTTACCCATGGCTGGCCAGGTTCTCCATTAGAGTTTATTGATGCCATAGGTCCTCTGACAGATCCGGTAAAATATGGTGGAAAAGCAAGTGATGCTTTTGATGTAATTATCCCTGCTATTCCCGGTTACGGGTTTTCAGAAATCCCTACTGAATTGGGCTGGAATCCGGACCGTGTTGCCCGTGCCTGGGATGTTCTGATGAAAAGACTTGGCTACAACAAATATGTTTCTGAGGGCGGTGACCACGGTTCTGTAATATCTGATGCCTTGGCAAAGCAAGCTCCTTCTGGTCTTTTGGGAATTCATCTTACCATGCCGGCCACCATTCCTGCTGAGCTTGTAAAACCTATCAATGCAGGAGATCCTGTTCCTGCCGGACTTTCCGCTTCAGAAGCAAAGGCCTATAATGCAATGAGTACATTTTTTGGAAGAAATGCAGCCTATGGAGGAATGATGGTAACCCGTCCACAGACGACAGGGTATTTACTTTCCGATTCTCCAGGTGCTTTAGCCGCATTCCTTTACGAGAAAATTGCTGAATGGAGCGAAAGTGATCTTCATCCTGAAAATGTAATCGGCCGTGATGCAATCCTTGATGATATTACGCTTTATTGGATTACCAATACAGGAGCATCTTCTTCACGTTTCTATTGGGAAAACAATAAAAATAACTTCAGTGCTGAAGCACAGAAAACAAAAGACATTAAAATTCCCGTAGCCATTTCGGTATTTCCTCACGAGATTTATCAGGCTCCGGAAAGCTGGTCCAAACAGGCCTACCCTACCTTATATTATTACCATAAAGCTCCCAAAGGAGGACATTTTGCAGCGTGGGAACAGCCACAAGTCTTTACGGAAGAACTCAGAGCGGCTTTCAAAGATTTAAGAAAAAAACTTTAA